One window of the Chitinophaga niabensis genome contains the following:
- a CDS encoding serine hydrolase domain-containing protein: MKHVVLAILLLVLYLPCRAQSIDSMINTWNAHGIFNGGVIIVQKGHVVYQRSAGYANFETGARNTETTPFNLASVSKPFTAIAILQLVHKNKLKLNDALAQYLPDFPYPAVTIEQLLSHTSGLPEADQFEKPYFAEILSNRKIYAHLVQLKPPPLAAAGEKHFYNNLNFILLAVLVEKITKTPFEAYMQRNIFRKAGMKDTYVRGTNSPNTARYFLPTFYDTAFQHVDSVTNRKIYTDYPLGGTQGDNNVITTLQDMVMFDKALNNGKLLPSHLVKLMYQPVKLANGKNFFMGGSKTYTLGWNVNEKDASGKFAVWHDGSLVGLTTIFFRNLTDSITYMMYENRNVPNFFRRYLAIQNIMDGRKPAPVSLQKSLVREYGATLVKYGPHPAACRFNELKADTGWYFYEHEMNELGYHLLLKSDFENRVELALEVFKLNTLLFPGSTNAYDSYAEALMNGGLNAQAIAMYKKSLQLDPSNAGARRNLEKLISSKSKILN; this comes from the coding sequence ATGAAACATGTAGTTTTAGCCATATTGCTGCTGGTATTATACCTGCCCTGCCGGGCACAGTCTATAGACAGTATGATCAATACCTGGAACGCTCATGGCATTTTCAATGGCGGAGTTATCATCGTACAAAAAGGTCATGTTGTTTACCAACGGTCCGCCGGTTATGCCAACTTTGAAACAGGCGCTCGAAATACTGAAACAACTCCTTTCAACCTGGCCTCTGTATCCAAACCATTCACTGCCATTGCGATCCTTCAGCTGGTTCACAAGAACAAGCTGAAGCTGAATGATGCACTCGCACAATATTTACCAGACTTCCCTTATCCTGCTGTTACTATTGAGCAGTTGCTTTCACATACATCAGGTCTTCCGGAAGCAGACCAGTTTGAAAAACCTTATTTCGCTGAAATACTTTCTAACAGGAAGATCTATGCACACCTGGTACAATTGAAACCTCCGCCATTAGCAGCTGCAGGGGAGAAACACTTCTATAACAATCTTAACTTCATCTTATTGGCAGTGCTAGTAGAGAAAATTACAAAGACGCCGTTTGAGGCCTACATGCAACGGAATATTTTCAGGAAAGCAGGTATGAAGGACACTTATGTTCGTGGTACTAATAGCCCCAACACTGCACGTTACTTTCTACCCACTTTTTATGATACCGCATTTCAGCATGTTGATTCGGTAACCAATCGTAAGATTTATACAGACTATCCGCTGGGTGGCACACAGGGAGATAATAATGTGATCACCACCCTGCAGGATATGGTAATGTTCGACAAAGCCCTGAACAATGGAAAACTGCTACCATCTCACCTGGTCAAACTCATGTATCAACCGGTGAAGCTGGCAAACGGGAAGAATTTTTTCATGGGCGGCTCAAAAACATATACGCTGGGCTGGAATGTTAATGAAAAAGATGCTTCAGGTAAGTTCGCTGTCTGGCACGATGGCAGCCTCGTTGGCCTCACCACTATATTTTTCAGGAACCTCACAGACAGCATCACTTATATGATGTATGAAAACCGCAATGTTCCCAACTTTTTCCGCAGGTACCTGGCTATTCAAAATATAATGGATGGCAGGAAACCTGCTCCTGTTTCGCTGCAAAAGTCCCTTGTAAGAGAATATGGAGCCACGCTCGTAAAGTACGGGCCTCATCCTGCCGCATGCAGGTTTAACGAGTTAAAAGCAGATACGGGATGGTATTTTTATGAGCACGAAATGAATGAACTGGGGTATCATCTGCTGTTAAAGTCCGACTTCGAAAACCGGGTGGAATTAGCACTGGAAGTCTTTAAGCTGAACACGCTGCTGTTCCCGGGAAGTACCAATGCATATGATAGCTATGCAGAAGCTTTGATGAATGGTGGGCTGAATGCACAGGCAATAGCCATGTACAAAAAGTCCCTCCAATTAGATCCCAGTAATGCCGGCGCCAGGCGTAACCTGGAGAAACTCATATCATCCAAATCCAAAATATTAAACTAA
- a CDS encoding OmpA family protein, with protein sequence MKKMLLPVITALIVLTSCAASKKLTAEQQYMNKQYKELKTALNEAEVSILNDSLKVIFPDHILFATASDQLKDDIKPTFERFAGVLNKYDKTKIMITGHTDNTGVASYNRDLSERRAVSAKQLLNNNKVDNERMFTWGLADRDPIGDNTTEAGKAKNRRVEFVILYNLK encoded by the coding sequence ATGAAAAAGATGTTACTCCCGGTAATTACCGCATTGATTGTATTAACCTCCTGCGCTGCTTCTAAAAAACTAACAGCTGAACAGCAGTACATGAATAAGCAATACAAAGAACTAAAGACGGCATTGAATGAAGCAGAAGTAAGTATCCTCAACGACAGTCTGAAAGTGATCTTCCCGGATCATATATTGTTTGCTACCGCATCTGACCAGTTAAAAGATGATATCAAACCCACGTTTGAACGTTTTGCGGGTGTGCTGAATAAGTATGATAAAACAAAGATCATGATCACCGGGCATACAGATAATACCGGTGTTGCGTCTTATAACAGGGACCTGTCTGAAAGACGCGCGGTAAGTGCCAAACAATTACTCAATAATAACAAGGTAGATAATGAACGTATGTTCACCTGGGGCCTTGCAGATCGTGATCCTATCGGGGATAATACCACGGAAGCCGGAAAAGCAAAGAACCGCCGGGTGGAGTTTGTGATCTTGTATAACCTGAAATAA